Part of the Sciurus carolinensis chromosome 7, mSciCar1.2, whole genome shotgun sequence genome, ATAATCGAGTCCCAAACACACACCCTCGCCCCGCTGACCAATCACagtctttcttattttcccttgGGCTCAGGCAGTCCAATTATAATCCTTCCCGAGGACGGCGGGGAACAAGAATTAGGGAGTATGCTTGGTTTTAAAAGTCCCACTCTCGGCCACTCGCAGAACCGGGGAGAATTACGCCTGCGCGAACTGGAGACGCCGCCCTCGGCTCGGCGCCCTCACCGCCTGGAATCCCCACCCAGTGACTTAGCAGAGACCACCCAACCCCGCGACTACCCGCCCGAAAGCCGGAAGCGACTGTAGCTCCTTGACTGAAGGCGGCTTACACTAGCATACTAGGTCATCTTGCTCACTGTAGGGGACCGAGACTGACCCTTGAGCCTAGACTCAGAATGATGGACAGTTGCACTTAATGTCTCTATGTTGGTCCCTCGGTTTTCAAATCACTGAATTATACTACGGTAAAGCTGATCAGAGTTGAGAAATCATTTAGTGGAGTCCTTTTACATCACACTGGATGATTGAAAAATTGCTCCTAAGATTCAGagatccttttctcctttctctcttggGTGCTGGAATTAGGGTCAAGACTGGCAGGTGCAGGACTTGCCACAGCCATGTCCTTTAATCCTGACAGTGCTGAGCCAGGGCTTCCATCCCAGGCCCACTGATCTAGCCAGCTGTCAGAACGTGGGTGAGAATGGCAGAGGAGGAAGGTGATGTGGACGAAGGGGATGTGTTCCTGGTATTTGCCCAGGGTCCCTCTCCTCCCCGGGGTCCCCTGCGACGTGCTTTGGACAAGGCCTTCCTTATATTCCTGATCCTCTTCTTGACATTGCTGATGCTGGAGGCTGCTTATAAGCTGCTGTGGATTCTACCTTGGGCAAAATTGGGGGACTGGCTCCTGGGGACACCTCAGAAAGAGGAGGAGTTGGAATTGTGACAACCATTGCTGTAAACATACTCTTTCCTTGCCACGGAGGTGAGAGGGGAGACAGGAGGGAATTGagactgttgggggctgtgctGGGGATACTGGATAGCTTAGGTCAGAAGTCTAAAGTTTCTGCACCTATAGTCTgggtaataattttttaaaagtatgtactCGCTCACATATTTTGTAAAACCTTTAAATCGACACGAGATGAGTATACATATTCCTAAGGAACACTGTGCTATTTTGACCCATTTATATGATGTGCAGTGATCAAATCTGGGTAATTATCACATTcatcacttcaaatatttttcattttttattgggtGCATTCAAAgtcctctcttctagctattttgaaatatacaataaattagTAACTATTGTCACCCTATTATGCTctagaacactagaacttaatGATCCTCTTTTTTTGTAACTGTGAACCAATCCTCTCTATCCCCCTATTCCCTTCCAAGTCTCGGTAACCACTAgtctattctctgcttctatgagatcaacttttttagcttccacatgagaacatgtaatatttgtctttctgtgtttgacttatttcacttaacataatgtcctccaggttcatccacattgccaaaaataacaggatttcattcctttttatggctcaactccctctccctctctctccctctccatatatatatatatatatatatatatatatatatatatatatatggctttttaaaaatctattaatccattcatggatACATGTTGATTCCAAATCTCggtttgtatattctggaaattaatcccttgatgaatagttttgcaaatattttctgctgTTCTGCACGCTGTTCTGCATGCTGTTCTGCATCCAACTCTGTTggatgtttcctttgctgtgctggAGACTTCATGTATTTCAAAGTAGGcatctaaaatttttcattatcaattaaaattatttcaggtaTGTAGTTCCTGATACATTGAAAACATTCATGTTTTAAGATAAGACATAATTGCCCTTTTGAAAGTCCAGGGGAATTCAAATACCATAGCAACTTGGTACCTACCACCAcctatttaaaataatctcttaTGAATTGGGGctcattcctttctttcataaacttttcttcttgaaCTCCTATTACCATTCCACTTCTTGACAATGgtatatttttatacttgaaagttttttgtgctggggattgaaccagtggccttgcacatgctaagtggGGACTCTACTGCTAAGCCCCTGTATGTTTTTATACTGACCAATCATATCTCcttgtatatacaaatatattaagaaaactttgttgTGATTGTAGGACTCTAGTTAAAAATTTTTGTGTTATCATtacaattataagaaaataatccACAGGGCCCAGTGgaacaggcctgtaatcccagcagctctggaggctgaggcaggaggattatcagttcaaggtcagcctcagcaacttagcgaggtcctaagaaactcagtgagaccctgtctctaaataaaatattaaaaagggctggagatgtggcttcgaggttaagcacctctaggttcaatctcaggtaccaaaaaaaaaaaaaaaaaaaaaaaaaaaaaaaaaaagactaaatagcataaaatatgcaaatttttatacttattaaagcaaaattttaataagatataAGAGGTGGTGCTCATAGTGCTTTGATGAAGGTAATAGGTATGCCTCTTTATCTAATAAGTAAGATTGACCCAGGGGATTTCATAGTTGAGaactacatcttttttttttttctttttaagaggaAGAAGGTCCAGAGTGACCAGGAAGGggaaatggggggtgggggagggaatcTAAAGTCTACGTTTATTCAGGAAGACCAGTTTTGGGAAAGTCGAGGATCTGgaaattaaattctttatatCTCAAGTTCTGGTACCTTTGGGAAGGTTTTCTTGTTCCCCTGTTTGAAGGATGTAGGTCTAGACAATGTAGAGAAATGATGTGGGATTCTTTAATTGAAGGAAGACTTGAGGTTCTAGGACTGTTGAGAGCGACGGGAACGTAAGGGCTTCTGCGGTCCTAAAAATTGGCAAGATGCCCACCACTGGTGGAATGCGGAAGGATGAAGAGGTGTGACTCTCAGTGACTGGGACCATCTTAACCTttctggtttcctcatctgctcaCCTCTCGACTCAGCCTTGCCTCCAGGAGGCCCTTCAGCCTTCCTAACCGGGGCGAGGCGGGCGTCACAGTCGATTTCTTCCCCCTTCGTTCTTTCCTCAGCTCTCACAGAAGAGGATGAGACTAGACCTGCGATATTTTATGAGCCTCATTCCGTCTCCCAGCTCTCATGGCGGCAGTTTGCACGGGTTCTTCTCAAAGCCCTAGCCCCTTCATCGCCCGCCCTCGGGCCCTGGACCTCCACGACAAAGCAGGGTCTTGGTCCGCACCGCCGGTCCTTCAGGACCCTCTTACTTCAGAAGAGAGCCACTCGGGCCCCACCAGCTTGGTTGGTCTGTAGTTCGGTGGTGGAGTTTGAACAGCAAATCAACAGTAGCAATAACAACCCCTTTGTATAGCGCGTTGTGCTCATTTGTATGTATGTTATTATTTCTCGATTGGAGACGCAGCATCTGGCAGCGGAGATAGCTGCTGGACAGCGGCAAGGAGTGCGCTGCCCTTGTAGGGAAGGGGCAGGCGCAGTCGATTAAGCCGTGGAAACGGGTCCTTGCGAGATAGGAAAGTGGGGCCGGAAGGCTTGCCAACAGCCCAGCGGAAGGAAAAGGTTTTATTTCCCACTTTAAACACTCCAGACCTTCTAGGAAATGCTAAACAGCCTTAGAGAGCCCAATTCTTTATTCACTTTGCTCCGTCCTCCTCCCCTCCGTGGAAAAGTGGTTTAGTCCTCTCTGCACGCGACTCGCCGGCGGTTGGGCCCGAGACCAGGAAGTTTCTGATTGGCCAAGTCGCAGAAGCACCGAGTGAAAAGAGCTTCTAGGCTGCGGGCCCAGTCCCCACGAAGCCAGTGCCGTACGGCAAAATGGCGGCCCCCAGGTACTTTGGGACGCTCTGAGGGAACAAGCCCCGCCCCATACAGGTTAAGGGGAAGGGAATCGTAGACTATGTGGGCGGGCCTACAACCACTTCCGGCCACAGGAAGTTTGAATTCCGTACAATATGGCCGCGCTTAGTTGCATGTAGGCGGAAACTCTGCGGCTTCCGGTCCGTAGTGGGGCCTGCggtgggagggggaaggaaggcgGAGGGAACCATGCGAGGTTCTGAGATCAGTGGCGAGGGTCGCCTGGAGAGACCGTTTTTGAGGTGGGGGCCTGACCATGCGGGGAGTGAAGGCGGGGGCGGGGATATCGAGGGAGAGGTATTGGGGAAACCTGGGTGCTGAGTCTGAGGGGCAAGCTATAGTACCTTCCTGTCCCTGAAGGGGAGTGGGGCGGCCGGGGGCCGAACTGGGGGAGGGGTACTTGGCGGGAAGCTCTTATACCGGCCCGGCCCGACCCAGTTTTGGGGTTCGAGAGGAATCAGTAGAGTCTGGGGGCGGGGTGCTCACAATCGGTTACAAGTCACAGAGAGAATGGGGGAAATTAGGGTggggtgagagggaggggatTTGGTGAAAAATTTCCAACCTAACGCTCCTGAGAGGAGCCCATTAGAAGGTGAAACATGAAGATAATTCAAGAAGGGGAAAGGAGAATGGGTTATTGGGTGGGACCTCGCTCACTCAGTCTAGAAGTTGGGGTGACCCTTCGGGATGGGGTGTGCGTTTGTCTTGTTTGAGGCAGAGGAGGGTAAACACATGAGATGGCACTAACAGGAGGGGTGTGTTACCTGTGGTCGCGGGTGTCAGGGAAATTTGGGATGCAGCGTAGGAGGTGGTACTAGAATTGGAGTAAGAACCAACTTGCCAACTATGAGAAAGTGGGGAAATGGAACTGAAAGACCGGAAATTGACATGAGGggtggagctgggggtggggcctTAAGGTTTCGGAGAGGTTTGCCCCCTCACATATGAAGGGCTTGAGAGGCAAAGAGAACTAGTAGTTGCCGAAGACAGGCAGTGAGGACACCGTTGGTCAGGGCTAGGTGGTACTGAAACCTAAGGTGATTGGAAAATGTGTGAGCTGAAGGGATGGGGCTGTCTATGCTGGAGGGACTCTTTCTGAGGCCCCATCCCCTTCCAGCAGGAATTCTGAAATCCCCAACACTTCCTCCCTCCTGGGGATTTGATCCCCCATGGCCACCGCTAACAGCATCATTGTgctggatgatgatgatgaagatgaagcAGCTGCTCAGCCAGGgccctcccacccactccccaaTCCGGCCTCACCCCGGCCAGAAGCCCCTGGCTCCTCTGAGCCCCATGGGGCCGGAGGAAGCAGTAGTTCGGGCGGCAAGAAATGCTACAAGTTGGAGAATGAGAAGCTGTTTGAAGAGGTGAGCTTTAGGGGAGAAGATTCTTGTGCCCCAGGGAGGGGGTTGGCTGAGTGGCTCTCCTGTCCTATCTTCCCCACTAACCCCACCTTGCCTTCTTTCTCTCAACCCCCTTCCCTtgtttctttccccttcccttctttccttgaATACTCCAGTTCCTTGAACTGTGTAAGACACAGACATCGGACCACCCTGAGGTGGTCCCATTCCTCTATAACCGGCAGCAGCGTGCTCACTCTCTGTTTTTGGCTTCGGCGGAGTTCTGCAACATCCTCTCTAGGGTCTTGTCTCGAGCCCGGAACCGACCAGCTAAGCTCTATGTCTACATCAATGAGCTCTGCACTGTTCTCAAGGCCCACTCAGCCAAGAAGAAGCTGAACCTGGCCCCTGCTGCCACCACTTCCAGTGAGCCATCTGGGAATAACCCTCCCACAGACCCCTCCTCAGACCCCACAAATGCTGAAACTACTGCCTCTGAGGCCCCAAGGACCCGTGGTTCCCGGCGGCAGATCCAGCGCTTAGAGCAGCTGCTGGCACTCTACGTTGCAGAGATCCGTCGACTGCAGGAGAAGGAGTTGGATCTTTCAGAATTGGATGACCCAGACTCCACATATCTGCAGGAGGCCCGGTTGAAGCGTAAACTGATCCGCCTCTTTGGGCGTCTGTGTGAGCTGAAGGACTGCTCTTCATTGACAGGCCGTGTCATAGAGCAGCGCATCCCCTACCGTGGTACTCGCTACCCAGAGGTTAATAGGCGCATTGAGCGGCTCATCAACAAGCCAGGGCCTGATACCTTTCCTGACTATGGAGATGTATTGAGGGCTGTAGAGAAGGCAGCTACTCGGCACAGTCTTGGCCTTCCTCGACAGCAGCTCCAGCTCATGGCTCAGGATGCCTTCCGAGATGTGGGTGTCAGGTTACAGGAGCGACGCCACCTTGATCTCATCTACAACTTTGGCTGCCATCTCACAGATGACTATAGGCCAGGTAGGGGGTTAGAGGGATGCTCATGAGTGATCCTTTAGTGGCAGAGGGGGCATCTCCCTAATTCCGTCTAGGGTTTGGGCCAAGTGCTCTGACTTTATATCTTCCCACATAGGCATTGACCCTGCACTATCAGATCCTGCACTGGCCCGGCGCCTTCGGGAAAACCGAAGCTTGGCCTTGAGCCGGTTGGATGAGGTCATTTCCAAATATGCAATGATGCAAGACAAAAGTGAGGAGGGCGAGAGACAGAGGAGAAGAGCCCGGCTTCCAGGCACTTCTTCCCACTCTGCAGAACCCCCCAAAGCCTTGGATTCTGGTGAGGTGTGGAAGGGATATACCCTTCAGAGAGACCTTGTCCTCCCCCTACTGTAACCACCAGGGATTCCAGGGTGACCAAGGGGGAGTGTGCATAAGGAATGCAAGAACTAAACCCTCTGGGGTAAGGGGTTTCTTAAGAGAAACTGCTTTTTCCCCCAGGGCCCTAGTGGAATGGCATCTCAGAAGTGCCCTACTACCTCCAAGGCTGAGACAGATGATGaagaagatgaggaaactgaggaggaggaggaggaggaggaagaggaagaggaggaggaggccacaGATTCTGAAGAAGAGGAGGATCTAGAACAGATACAGGAAGGTCAGGGGgatgatgaagaggaggaggaggaaggagaggaggaggagaaagaaggtaTGTAAGAGAAACATCCTCCTTGTAAGttctactcttttaaaaaaaaatttgtttagatgtcaatagatctttattttattcatttatttttatgtggtgctgagaatcaaatccagtgcctcacacatggccaggcaagcgctctaccactgagccacaacccatcCCAAGTTCTACTCTTTTGGACATGAGCCACCTGTTgagattcttttcctttctcttcttactCCCTAATTTCTTTTCAGCAGTATTTCCCTCCTAGTCCTCAAACcactcctcccttctttttttctttctcaggtaAGGATGGAGACAAGAGCCCCATGTCCCCACCACTTATCTCCAATGAAAAGAACCTGGAATCTGGCAAAGAGATCAGCAGATCTTCAGGGGAGCAGCAAAACAAAGGACTCACAGTGTCACCAGCTTCACTGTTGGAAGAACCTCTGCCCCCCTCCAGCATAGATGCTGAAAGCAATGAAGAACAGCTTGAAGAATTGCCCCTGGAGGAAGAGAGCCCTATGTCTCAGCTCTTTGAGCTAGAGATTGAAGCATTGCCCGTGGATACTACCCCTTCCCCTGAAGAGAGGGACATTTCCTCATCCAGGAGGCAGTCAGAGGATCCCCTCACCACTGTCTTGGAGAATGGGGCAGCCATGGTCACCTCCACATCCTTCAATGGAGGTGTCTCTCCTCATATCTGGGGAGATTCCAGTCCCCCCTGCAAGAAATCTCGGAAGGAGAGGAAGCAGAAAGGATCAGGACCATTAGAGAACAGGTAAAAAcaacaggaggaagagagaagtccAGGATGGATTGTAGGGGGCTTTCTTGAGAGAAATACTGGGGGACTGAGTCTGCTGGGAGAGCCTGGACACTCTCCTTCCAGGCTTAGGTCCTCATACTCctccatgcatttattttttgtcttcagCTTTGTAGAACAGCAAAAGGCAGTGCATGAGAAGAATGGGAAGAAGATATAtaccctgcccagcccaccttcCCCCTTGGCTTCCACAGTCCCAGTTGCTGATTCCTCCACAAGGGTGGACTCTCCCAGTCATGGCCTGGTGACCAGTTCCCTCTGTAGCCCTTCTCCAGCCCGGTTGTCCCAAGTTCCCCAATTACAACCTCCCCGGCCTGGCACTTACAAGGTAAGAGGAGGGGGAGGCTGTTTTTCCCATTTCAGTCTTCTGAATATGGTACCTGCcacatctctttcctttttcccattcTACTTTTTAATCTTAAGTCTTCCCTCATAGTTCTTCTCCCCTGGTACTCTAGACTTTTCTGTCTCTCACTTCCCTGCAGATGAGTGTGGCCACACAGTGTGATCCAGAGGAGATCATCGTACTCTCAGACTCTGATTAGCtgccttcttctctccctgcctctaAAATGTTTTGGGATAGCATTTGGAGGATGGTGGGAAGCAGATGACCGAGGAAGGGACAGACTGAGCTAATCCCTTTTTGGTGGTGATTCTTTTAAACAAAGCTTAAGTTTTACACAGAAACATTAATAAAGTTCTTTTCTTATTGTATTCCTgtcttttccttgtctttctgtTGTCACAGCTTGGTATCAGCTGCCCCTTGGCTTAGGATTAGCCCAGGACCCCAAGTAGTACAGGATGTGCCCGTTATAGCCTGACCCTTGTACACCTCTCTTGAGGCTTCCTTGCACTCAGGTCTTCCTGGTGCACTCCACTTGGCacttaaaaaagcaaaagtgCTTTAGCCTCCTTAACGCGCTGTACTTTCTCACTTCAAGCAGTAGGAGGGAAAAGGCCAATCAGAGGCCCGACACAAGGTTACATGGCCAATCCAGGCCCGGAGAAAGGGGGCGGGGCTTCAACGAGACTGTCAGAAGCTGGGACCAGGGTTAGTAGATCCCACAGTCCCGCTAATGGCCAACAGCTAGGGGGCGGAGCCAGGAGTGAAGACCAGGACCCATCGCCAACGGGAAGAGGCAGGCTTATAGAattaaaggggaatgaaggattCGGCTAAACCAAGTCCTGGGTCTTCACCGGAAGAGGGAGCCAAGTACCTTTAAGGTGTAATGCGGCGATGGTTCTTTAAAGGAGAAGTGGCTGAGTCGGCCGAGTATTACCCAGCGGCACGGGCGGGTGCCCGCCTGTGCCTTTAAAGTCCGAGGTGCGGGGGGCGGAGCGGAGGCGGAGGGCGGAGGGAGTCGGCGCAAGATGGCGGCGGGAGGGGCCCAGGCTGCAGCTCTGGCCGCCGAGTGAGGGGCGGGGGGGGCCCGGGGGCGCGCGGCCCGGTAAGCGGGGGCGCGCGGGGTTGGGGGGCGCCTTCCGGGTGGGAGAAGAGGCCGAAGTAGTGCTTGGGGCGGAGCAGGGGGGGCGGGGTCCGATGTGGGCGGGGGTAGGCAAGGGGCGGGGTCGAAAGAGCCTGTGGGGGCGGAGCACGGGGAGGGTCTTGAAAGGGGCGGGGCTAGTGATGCTCTGGGGCGAAAGGGGCGTGGTCTGCCAGAGATCTGGGGTcagagccccaagaaatggagccaagGGTGGTTTTCAGTAGAGGAGCGGACCTGACCCCCCACTCAAGCAAAGGGTGCAAAACACCAAAAAGGTGGATTTTTGGAAAGTCAGGCTCTGAGGCAAATGGGAAATAGGGTATAATTCCAATGTGAAGCTACCCCACTCCCTAAGAGTGCAGGTGCTGCCATTTACTGGGTGTGTGGCCTTGGATAATCTCTTAATCttcctgagccttagtttcctcatctgtcaaatggggttAAGAGGTATACCTAACCCAATATTATGAGGAGTTGCGTATAAGACCAGCATGAACATGTTTTTAAACTGCAATGGGCTGTGtctttataaaatgttatttcttttttccccagagaCCCCCCCGGCCGCCCTCCTTCTTCCTTTGTTCCAGTGGCTGGGGGGGTATCCCCTCCCTCCACAACATGGAGCCATCTCCTCTATCACCCAGTGGGGCAGCACTCCCCCTGCCTATATCGCTGGCTCCACCCCCACTGCCCCTGCCAGCAGCTGCAGTGGTACACGTGTCCTTCCCTGAGGTGACCAGTGCCCTTCTGGAGTCCCTTAATCAGCAGCGGCTTCAGGGCCAGCTCTGTGATGTATCCATCCGAGTGCAAGGCCGGGAGTTTCGGGCTCATCGAGCTGTCTTGGCTGCCTCTTCTCCTTACTTCCACGACCAGGTCCTACTCAAGGGCATGACTTCCATCTCACTGCCCAGCGTCATGGACCCAGGTGCCTTTGAGACTGTCTTGGCCTCTGCTTACACTGGCCGTCTCAGCATGGCTGCTGCTGACATTGTCAACTTCCTCACCGTGGGGTCTGTGCTCCAGATGTGGCACATTGTGGACAAGTGCACTGAACTCCTCCGAGAGGGCCGAGCCtcagccaccaccaccaccatcagtaCAGCTGCAGCTACTTCTGTCACTGTCCCTGGTGCTGGGGCCCCATCAGGGAGTGGGAGTACTGTGGCCCCTACCACCACGGGTTCTGTGCGCTCCCATAACTCTAGCCGGGCCAGTGAGAATCAGTCTCCTAGCAGCAGCAACTACTTCAGTCCCCGGGAGTCCACTGATTTCTCATCTTCCACTCAAGAGGCATTTGCAGCTTCTGCAGTGGGCAGTGGGGAGCGACGAGGAGGTGGCCCTGTATTCCCAGCCCCTGTAGTTGGCAGTGGGGGTGCTACCTCTGGGAAGCTGCTGCTGGAGGCAGATGAGCTATGTGATGATGGCGGAGATGGGAGGGGGGCTGTGGTCCCTGGGGCTGGGCTTCGGCGACCCACCTATACACCTGCCAGTGTCATGCCACAGAAACACTGGGTATATGTAAAACGGGGTGGAAATTGCCCTGCATCAGCACCCCTGGTTCCCCAGGACCCAGAtctagaggaggaggaggaggaggaagacctgGTGTTGACCTGTGAGGATGATGAAGATGAAGAACTGGGGGGTGGCTCTGGGGTTCCAGCTGGGGGGGGGCCTGAGGCTACTCTCAGTATCAGTGATGTCCGAACCCTAACTGAGCCTGCAGACAAGGGCGAGGAGCAGGTCAACTTCTGTGAGTCCTCTAATGACTTTGGCCCGTATGAGGGTGGGGGTTCTGGGGCAGGGCTTGATGACTCAGGGggacccaccccctcctcctatgccccctcccatccctcaaGACCCCTCCTTCCCTTGGACATGCAGGGCAACCAGATTTTGGTCTTCccatcatcttcctcttcctcctccttacaGGCTCCAGGCCAGCCACCAGGGAACCAGGCAGAACATGGGGCTGTCACCCTGGGGGGCACATCAGGGGGAGGCCTGGGTGTGCCGGGTGGCACTGGTGGAGCCCCTGGAGGGACCAGCAGTGGGGACGGTAATAAGATATTTCTGTGTCACTGCGGGAAGGCCTTCTCCCACAAGAGTATGAGGGACCGGCACGTGAACATGCATCTCAACCTACGGCCGTTTGACTGCCCCGTGTGCAACAAAAAGTTCAAGATGAAACACCACCTGACCGAGCACATGAAGACACATACAGGTCTCAAGCCCTACGAGTGCGGTGTCTGTGCCAAGAAGTTCATGTGGCGAGACAGTTTCATGCGTCACCGGGGACACTGTGAGCGCCGGCACCGCatgggcgggggcggggcgggacTTGGACCCGCAGCGCCCACCGGGCCAGCCCTGCTTCCCAAGAGAGAGTCCTCCGGTGCGGGCGGGGGCAGTGGTGATGAGGCGAGTGGTACACCCCCGTCCAGCAGACGTGTCTGGTCCCCATCCACTGTCCACAAGGTGGAGATGGGCTTCAATGGGGGCGGGGGAGCAAACTGAAGGGGCAGGCAACTGGGGTTACTTTGGGGGAAGAAGGAATAGGGAGCACGTTCCAGGGGCGCCCGGGACCCCGGTTGAACTCCCATCACACCGTCTTCCTTTATCTCTTTGGACTTGTATATATTGTGGAGAGGGAACCACGTTGCACCATCGCCAGCCCATTCCACTCTTTAGCCCTTTCTTCCCAAGATATCCCCGGAACTAAGTCGCCT contains:
- the Smim40 gene encoding small integral membrane protein 40 translates to MAEEEGDVDEGDVFLVFAQGPSPPRGPLRRALDKAFLIFLILFLTLLMLEAAYKLLWILPWAKLGDWLLGTPQKEEELEL
- the Daxx gene encoding death domain-associated protein 6 — encoded protein: MATANSIIVLDDDDEDEAAAQPGPSHPLPNPASPRPEAPGSSEPHGAGGSSSSGGKKCYKLENEKLFEEFLELCKTQTSDHPEVVPFLYNRQQRAHSLFLASAEFCNILSRVLSRARNRPAKLYVYINELCTVLKAHSAKKKLNLAPAATTSSEPSGNNPPTDPSSDPTNAETTASEAPRTRGSRRQIQRLEQLLALYVAEIRRLQEKELDLSELDDPDSTYLQEARLKRKLIRLFGRLCELKDCSSLTGRVIEQRIPYRGTRYPEVNRRIERLINKPGPDTFPDYGDVLRAVEKAATRHSLGLPRQQLQLMAQDAFRDVGVRLQERRHLDLIYNFGCHLTDDYRPGIDPALSDPALARRLRENRSLALSRLDEVISKYAMMQDKSEEGERQRRRARLPGTSSHSAEPPKALDSGEGPSGMASQKCPTTSKAETDDEEDEETEEEEEEEEEEEEEEATDSEEEEDLEQIQEGQGDDEEEEEEGEEEEKEGKDGDKSPMSPPLISNEKNLESGKEISRSSGEQQNKGLTVSPASLLEEPLPPSSIDAESNEEQLEELPLEEESPMSQLFELEIEALPVDTTPSPEERDISSSRRQSEDPLTTVLENGAAMVTSTSFNGGVSPHIWGDSSPPCKKSRKERKQKGSGPLENSFVEQQKAVHEKNGKKIYTLPSPPSPLASTVPVADSSTRVDSPSHGLVTSSLCSPSPARLSQVPQLQPPRPGTYKMSVATQCDPEEIIVLSDSD
- the Zbtb22 gene encoding zinc finger and BTB domain-containing protein 22 codes for the protein MEPSPLSPSGAALPLPISLAPPPLPLPAAAVVHVSFPEVTSALLESLNQQRLQGQLCDVSIRVQGREFRAHRAVLAASSPYFHDQVLLKGMTSISLPSVMDPGAFETVLASAYTGRLSMAAADIVNFLTVGSVLQMWHIVDKCTELLREGRASATTTTISTAAATSVTVPGAGAPSGSGSTVAPTTTGSVRSHNSSRASENQSPSSSNYFSPRESTDFSSSTQEAFAASAVGSGERRGGGPVFPAPVVGSGGATSGKLLLEADELCDDGGDGRGAVVPGAGLRRPTYTPASVMPQKHWVYVKRGGNCPASAPLVPQDPDLEEEEEEEDLVLTCEDDEDEELGGGSGVPAGGGPEATLSISDVRTLTEPADKGEEQVNFCESSNDFGPYEGGGSGAGLDDSGGPTPSSYAPSHPSRPLLPLDMQGNQILVFPSSSSSSSLQAPGQPPGNQAEHGAVTLGGTSGGGLGVPGGTGGAPGGTSSGDGNKIFLCHCGKAFSHKSMRDRHVNMHLNLRPFDCPVCNKKFKMKHHLTEHMKTHTGLKPYECGVCAKKFMWRDSFMRHRGHCERRHRMGGGGAGLGPAAPTGPALLPKRESSGAGGGSGDEASGTPPSSRRVWSPSTVHKVEMGFNGGGGAN